The Candidatus Accumulibacter similis genome has a segment encoding these proteins:
- a CDS encoding RidA family protein: MTRTIISTPLAPAAIGTYSQAVRIGETVYLSGQIGLDPVTMKLADGIDAQIVRVFDNLKAVAEAAGGSLADVVKLNVYLTDLVHFTTVNELMGCYFVEPYPARAAVGVAALPRGALVEADAVMVVGG; encoded by the coding sequence ATGACCAGAACGATCATTTCGACGCCGCTGGCGCCCGCGGCGATCGGCACTTACTCGCAGGCGGTACGGATTGGCGAGACCGTCTACCTCTCCGGGCAGATCGGCCTCGACCCGGTGACGATGAAGCTGGCGGACGGTATCGATGCGCAGATTGTCCGCGTCTTCGACAACCTCAAGGCGGTTGCCGAGGCAGCTGGCGGCTCGCTTGCCGATGTTGTCAAGCTCAACGTGTACCTCACCGATCTCGTCCATTTCACGACGGTGAACGAGCTGATGGGCTGCTATTTCGTCGAGCCTTACCCGGCGCGCGCCGCCGTCGGCGTGGCTGCGCTGCCGCGCGGCGCGCTGGTCGAGGCTGATGCAGTGATGGTCGTCGGCGGCTGA
- a CDS encoding outer membrane protein transport protein, which yields MLKSRLLVVRTIPALIAVSLSGYAGASGFQLMEQNASGLGVAFAGSAAVAEDASTIFWNPAGMAYLPKGKMQFVGVLSAIKPSTRFSNDGSINPAGIYGAAGNGGDAGGWAYVPAMYFAMPVNDQISVGLGVNAPFGLATEYDKGWVGRFRALNSDVATMNINPSISFKPNETWAFGLGISAMKLDGTFSNNVNASGALCSGLGAPALCGPAGGLRNLEGWARIVGDDWGYGYNLGAMFQPSPATRVGLSYRSAIDFKVTGNVNFWRPTVTTLTPGLNAAANAALAAGLYNGNVKADIELPDTAILSAWQRLSDRWEMMGDISWTGWAKIQDLTFVRTDGAAAGRTLSSTEENWRNTWRVALGAAYQLDDQWKFRAGIAYDQSPVDSSEYRTPRLPDNDRTWLAIGAQYKPTRELVFDAGYTYIWVKDSSINDSGGMNATQAANVAASGWLKGNYSNNVNILAVQATYSF from the coding sequence ATGTTGAAAAGCCGTCTTCTTGTGGTTCGAACGATACCGGCGCTGATCGCCGTGTCCTTGTCGGGTTACGCTGGCGCCTCGGGTTTCCAGTTGATGGAGCAGAACGCCAGTGGCCTCGGGGTCGCCTTCGCTGGATCGGCAGCGGTGGCGGAAGACGCCAGCACGATCTTCTGGAATCCCGCCGGGATGGCCTATCTTCCGAAAGGGAAGATGCAGTTCGTGGGCGTGCTGAGCGCCATCAAGCCCTCGACAAGGTTCAGCAACGATGGTTCGATCAACCCGGCGGGGATTTACGGCGCTGCTGGCAACGGCGGTGACGCGGGTGGCTGGGCATATGTCCCGGCCATGTATTTCGCGATGCCCGTAAACGATCAGATCAGCGTCGGCCTTGGCGTCAATGCGCCCTTTGGACTGGCCACCGAGTATGACAAGGGCTGGGTCGGCCGCTTCCGCGCCCTCAACTCGGACGTCGCGACGATGAACATCAACCCGTCGATCTCCTTCAAGCCGAACGAGACGTGGGCTTTCGGCCTCGGAATCAGCGCGATGAAGCTCGACGGCACTTTCAGCAACAATGTCAACGCCAGCGGCGCCCTATGTTCCGGGCTGGGAGCTCCGGCCCTGTGCGGCCCGGCGGGTGGCCTGCGCAACCTCGAGGGCTGGGCCAGGATCGTCGGTGATGACTGGGGCTACGGCTACAACCTCGGCGCCATGTTCCAGCCGTCTCCGGCCACCCGGGTTGGTCTGTCGTATCGTTCGGCGATCGACTTCAAGGTCACCGGTAACGTGAACTTCTGGCGACCGACGGTCACAACCCTGACGCCGGGTCTGAACGCCGCCGCCAACGCGGCGCTTGCCGCAGGCCTGTACAACGGCAACGTCAAGGCCGACATTGAGCTGCCCGACACCGCCATCCTCAGCGCCTGGCAGCGACTCAGCGACCGCTGGGAGATGATGGGCGACATCTCGTGGACCGGTTGGGCAAAGATCCAGGATCTGACCTTCGTCCGCACTGACGGTGCCGCCGCCGGACGTACCCTGTCGAGCACCGAGGAAAACTGGCGCAATACCTGGCGGGTGGCGCTCGGCGCGGCCTACCAACTCGACGACCAGTGGAAGTTCCGTGCCGGTATCGCCTACGACCAGTCGCCGGTCGACAGTTCCGAATACCGCACGCCGCGGCTGCCCGACAACGACCGCACCTGGCTGGCAATCGGCGCACAGTACAAGCCGACCAGGGAACTGGTGTTCGATGCAGGCTACACCTACATCTGGGTCAAGGACTCGTCGATCAACGACAGCGGCGGCATGAACGCGACGCAGGCAGCCAACGTGGCGGCCTCCGGCTGGCTCAAGGGCAACTACAGCAACAACGTCAATATCCTTGCGGTACAGGCTACCTACAGCTTCTAG
- a CDS encoding SPOR domain-containing protein: protein MTMKSRTNPAGDAAQFVRASAAADREAAIERQLRWRMGLAGSLILVLSATLPLLDYLAPPEDAASASPQYTEPVPVRRKDPPPLPPAPSPADTPTLVPVIAEPQATGAAIEASLASTETPSAPVAGLAADTPAATADLPSRLRSGPRLQTSLLADGRRAEELQASLAQAGIPASVETRLQVGPFRTRTEAEAARREIQKRGIDAVILPGHGDKP from the coding sequence ATGACGATGAAATCGCGCACCAACCCGGCCGGAGATGCGGCGCAGTTCGTGCGGGCATCGGCGGCGGCCGACCGAGAGGCTGCGATCGAACGCCAGTTGCGCTGGCGGATGGGCCTTGCGGGGTCGCTGATCCTGGTCCTGTCGGCGACGTTGCCGCTGCTGGATTACCTGGCTCCGCCCGAAGACGCGGCGAGCGCCAGCCCGCAGTACACCGAGCCCGTACCGGTGAGGAGGAAGGATCCGCCGCCGTTGCCGCCTGCTCCGTCTCCGGCCGATACACCGACGTTGGTGCCGGTAATTGCCGAACCACAGGCCACTGGTGCGGCAATCGAAGCTTCGCTGGCGTCGACCGAAACGCCATCAGCACCGGTTGCGGGCCTTGCGGCCGATACCCCGGCGGCCACCGCCGATTTACCGTCGCGTCTGCGGTCGGGGCCCAGGCTGCAAACCAGCTTGCTGGCCGACGGGCGCCGCGCGGAAGAACTGCAGGCAAGTCTGGCTCAGGCAGGCATTCCGGCAAGCGTCGAAACCCGCCTGCAGGTAGGCCCTTTCCGGACGCGTACCGAAGCGGAGGCAGCGCGTCGGGAGATACAGAAGCGTGGCATCGACGCCGTCATTCTGCCAGGTCATGGCGACAAGCCATAG
- a CDS encoding DUF2802 domain-containing protein, with amino-acid sequence MRRAMDLELLGRFGWREGLIAMIMLLVVYILVLFVRMRRLHESALATPSLAAQSAVAAYTAIQQPESADPPPQAPVTPQRPADVVPPAAAVPDAAAHFDTGGTSFPWNEPPPQIPGQELIDALQRELYQLRCEVDELRAEVLAAREDVRQAAKNTAPSAPPLYNDAMQMAIQGHDATAIAHRCGLARAEADLIVALARNRRDGR; translated from the coding sequence ATGAGGCGCGCAATGGATCTCGAGCTACTGGGCAGATTCGGCTGGCGAGAAGGCCTGATCGCGATGATCATGTTGCTTGTCGTGTACATCCTCGTTCTCTTTGTCCGCATGCGTCGCCTGCATGAGTCTGCCTTGGCGACGCCGTCCCTGGCAGCGCAGTCGGCGGTCGCGGCTTACACTGCCATACAGCAACCGGAATCCGCCGACCCGCCACCACAGGCTCCCGTGACGCCGCAGCGACCTGCGGACGTGGTGCCTCCGGCGGCTGCAGTACCTGACGCCGCAGCGCACTTCGATACGGGGGGGACGAGTTTCCCCTGGAACGAGCCGCCGCCGCAGATTCCCGGTCAGGAACTGATCGATGCCTTGCAGCGCGAGCTTTATCAGCTACGATGTGAAGTCGACGAGTTGCGTGCCGAAGTCCTGGCCGCGCGCGAGGACGTCCGGCAGGCGGCGAAGAACACGGCGCCAAGCGCGCCGCCACTGTACAACGATGCCATGCAGATGGCGATTCAGGGTCACGACGCTACCGCCATCGCGCATCGCTGTGGCCTCGCCCGTGCCGAGGCCGATCTCATCGTCGCGCTGGCGCGCAACCGTCGCGACGGTCGCTAG
- a CDS encoding acetyl-CoA C-acyltransferase, which translates to MSKQIQDAYIVAATRLPVGRRKGMLGHVRPDDMLAHAIRSVLAQTPGLDPALVGDVIVGCAMPEAEQGMNVARIGLLLAGMPNSVPGVTVNRFCASGVQTVAMAADRIRLGEADVMIAGGTETMSLMNQMTGNKTALNPAIFEKEENYAIGFGMGITAEKVAARWQVSREDQDAFAVDSHRKACAAIDAGHFRAEITPYAVRKRVPDLGSGEVAVKEYLAENDEGPRRDSSVEGLARLRPVFAARGSVTAGNSSQMSDGAAAVLLVSEKVLKQFNLQPLARFAGFSVAGVAPEIMGIGPIEAIPRVLRLAGIRQDDVGWFELNEAFAAQALAVIRTLDLDPEKVNPLGGAIALGHPLGATGAIRTATLLHGLRRTRQRYGMVTMCIGTGMGAAGLFESIE; encoded by the coding sequence CTGGCACATGCCATCCGCTCGGTGCTGGCGCAGACGCCGGGCCTCGATCCGGCGCTCGTCGGGGACGTCATCGTCGGTTGCGCAATGCCGGAGGCGGAGCAGGGGATGAACGTCGCCCGTATCGGCCTGCTGCTCGCTGGCATGCCGAACAGCGTTCCCGGTGTCACCGTGAACCGCTTCTGCGCTTCCGGTGTGCAGACCGTCGCCATGGCTGCCGATCGCATTCGCCTCGGCGAAGCCGACGTGATGATCGCCGGTGGCACCGAAACGATGTCGCTGATGAACCAGATGACCGGCAACAAGACCGCCCTCAACCCGGCCATCTTCGAGAAGGAGGAGAACTACGCGATCGGCTTCGGCATGGGGATCACGGCTGAGAAGGTTGCTGCACGGTGGCAGGTGTCGCGCGAGGACCAGGATGCCTTTGCCGTTGACTCGCACCGGAAGGCGTGTGCGGCGATCGACGCCGGCCACTTCCGCGCCGAGATCACGCCCTACGCCGTACGCAAGCGGGTTCCCGACCTCGGCAGCGGCGAGGTGGCGGTGAAGGAGTATCTCGCCGAAAACGACGAGGGACCACGCCGTGACAGCAGCGTCGAGGGGCTCGCCAGACTGCGACCGGTCTTCGCTGCCCGTGGCTCGGTGACGGCGGGCAACAGTTCGCAGATGTCCGACGGTGCGGCCGCTGTACTGCTCGTCTCGGAAAAGGTTCTCAAGCAGTTCAACCTGCAGCCGCTGGCCCGCTTCGCCGGATTTTCGGTGGCAGGCGTCGCCCCCGAGATCATGGGCATCGGCCCGATCGAGGCTATCCCGCGGGTTCTCAGGCTGGCGGGAATCCGCCAGGACGACGTGGGTTGGTTCGAACTCAACGAAGCGTTCGCGGCGCAGGCGCTGGCGGTGATCCGTACGCTCGATCTCGACCCGGAGAAGGTCAATCCGCTCGGTGGCGCCATCGCTCTCGGTCACCCGCTTGGTGCAACCGGCGCCATCCGCACGGCGACCCTTCTGCATGGACTGCGGCGGACACGACAGCGCTACGGCATGGTGACGATGTGCATCGGCACCGGCATGGGCGCCGCCGGGCTCTTCGAGTCGATCGAGTAG